A segment of the Geoglobus ahangari genome:
TTTTTTGTTGGCGGCAAGATAAACGCGTGCTACAACTGCGTTGACAGGCATGCAGACATGAGGAACAAGGCAGCGCTGATATGGGAGGGAGAGAACGGAGAGACGAGAACTCTGACGTACTTCCAGCTCTACAGGGAGGTGAACGCGTTCAGCGCGGCCCTCAGGGAGCTGGGAGTTGAGAAGGGGTCGAGGGTTGCGATATACATGCCCAACATACCCGAGGCTGTTGTTGCGATGCTCGCCTGCGCGAGGATAGGGGCGACCCACGTGTTCATATTCGAGGGCTTCAGCGCGAGATCGGCAGGGTTCAGACTGAAGGACAGCAGATCAGAGTTCCTGATAACGGCGGACGGATACTACAGGAGGGGAGAGGTGACAAACCTCAAGGAGAAGGCGGATCAGGCCATCGAGCAGTACGGGGGAATAAAGAGCGTCGTGGTGGTCAGGAGAGCTGGAATAGACGTGGAGATGGTTGACGGGAGGGATCACTGGTACCACGAGATAACGAAGAAGGGATACACCGAGCCCGAGATTCTCGACTCGAACCACCCGCTCTTCATAATGTACACGTCCGGCTCGACAGCTGAGCCAAAGGGAGTTGTGCACTCAACAGGCGGCTACCTCGTGCACGTCTACGCCACATCCAAGCTCGTTCTCGATCTCAAGCCAAATGACATAATCTGGACGACCGCAAGCCTCGGGTGGATCACGGGCCACAGCTACGGGGTCTACGGGCCGCTTTCAGTCGGCGCAACAGTCCTCATGTACGAGGGTGCCCCGGACTACCCCGACAAGTGCAGGACGTTCGAGATCATCGAGAAGTACGGCGTCTCGGTTTTCTACACCGTCCCAACGCTCGCGAGGATGATCCTCACCTGCAAGACCGACAGCTATGACCTGAGCACCATCAGGCTGATAGGCACGGTCGGTGAGCCGATAGAGCCTGAAACATGGACGTGGCTTTACCGCGAGGTCGGAAGGGAGAGGGCACCTGTCGTCAACACCTGGTGGCAGACGGAAACTGGAGGACATGTTATCTCTCAGCTTCCCGCACTGACACCCATGAAGCCAGCATCGGTCGGGAAGGCACTTCCCGGCTTTGAGGTTGCCATACTCGACGATGGGGGGAAGCCGGTCAAACCCTTCGAAATCGGCAACCTCGTCATAAAGAGGCCGTTTCCGGGGCTGATGCTCGAGATAAGCGGTGATCCGAAAAGCTACGTCAAGTTCTACTGGAGCAAGTACGGGAAGAGGGTTTACTTTACTGGCGACTCCGCGTACATGGATGAGGAGGGTCACATATGGATTGTGGGCAGGGTTGATGACGTGCTGAACATCTCCGGCCACAGGGTGTCGCTGATCGAGATAGAGCAGGTGGCCATGGGCGTTAAGGAGGTCAGGGAGGTCTCGGCCATAGGCATACCCGACAGGGTTAAGGGGAGCGTCATAGCACTCTTCGTCGTCTCAGAGGAGGCCAGCGAGGAGGTCGGCAGGAAGATAACCGAGAAGATCGAGAGGGACATTGGAAAGATAGCCAAGCCCGGACTGATAGTCTTCGTCCCGGAGCTGCCCAAGTCGAGCGGCAAAGTTGTTAAGAGGGCCATATACGATGCGGTCGTTGGAAAGAAGAAACCGGCATTCCTCTCCAACCCGGAAGTGGCGGAGATGCTCATGAAGATAAAGCCGAGCGAGAGGGGAGTGGTAATCCTCTGAGCTTAAAAAATCTTTAAATATTCTTTCCATCTCCTCCACCCCATGGCAAAGACCATCGCAGAGAAGATATTCTCCGAGAAGAGCGGTCAGGACGCTTACGCCGGAGACATTGTCATTGCGAAGATCGACCAGATTGCCCTTCAGGATGGCACCGCTCCACTCGCGATCAGGCAGGTTAAGGCGCTCGGCCTCGAGAAGGACAGGATAAGGGGAGCGAAGATAACGCACTTCTTTGTGGATCATGCTGCACCATCCCCGAGAAAGGAGCTCAGCAATGACCAGAAGTTCATAAGGGAGTTTGCCCTTGAGGTTGGAGCGGACTTCAACAAACCCGGAGAGGGAATAATTCACCAGATAATGGTGGAAAGGTACGTCAATCCGGGTGATCTCGTCGTCGGTGCGGACAGCCACACCTGTACCTATGGCGCTTTGGGTGCATTCTCCACAGGCATGGGGTCAACGGATGTGGCCATAGCCATCGCTCTTGGAAAGAACTGGTTCAGGGTTCCGGAGACGTTCAGGATAGAGGTGAACGGCAAGCTGCCAAGAGGGGTCTATGCCAAGGATCTGATGCTCACGATCATCGGAGAGCTTGGAGTTGATGGGGCAACCTACAAGGCTCTCGAGTTCCACGGCGACACCATAGATTCCATGGAGATGGATGGGAGGCTCACGATGGCCAACATGGCCATAGAGTGCGGGGCGAAGGCAGGACTTTTCAAGAGCGATGAGGTAACGAGAAGGTTCCTCGCAGAGAGGGGGAGAGAGGAGAGGTTCAGGGAAATAAAGCCGGATGATGGGGCTGAGTACGAGAGGGAGCTGCACTTTGACGCTGGCGATCTTGAGCCCGTGGTTGCAAAGCCCCACAACGTTGACAACGTCGCTCCTGTGAGCGAGGTGGAGGGGACGCCAGTCGATCAGGTGTTTGTTGGCACGTGCACGAACGGCAGGCTGAGCGACATAGAGATTGTGGCGAGGATCCTCAAGGGCAGGAGGGTTGCAGAGAACGTGAGGCTCATAGTCGGCCCGGCGAGCAGGGAGGTATACCTGAAAGCCGACGAGCTCGGTTACCTGAAGACAATTGTCGAGGCCGGTGGGCTCATCATACCTCCCGGCTGCGGGCCGTGTGTCGGAATCCACATGGGAATCCTCGCCGACGGGGAGGTGTGCATCTCCACCCAGAACAGGAACTTCAAGGGAAGGATGGGTAACCCAGAGGCTGAGATCTACCTCTCCTCACCCGCAACTGCTGCAGCGAGTGCGATTGAGGGCAGGATAAGTGACCCGAGAAAGTACCTCTGAACTCCTTTTCCTAAGCTTTTTATTTAGAGAGATTTTGCTGAGTAGCGATGGACATACTTCAGGAGATCAAGAGACTCGAGGAAGAGATCAGGAAGACGCCCTACAACAAGGCCACGGAGCACCACATTGGCAGGCTGAAGGCCAAGCTCGCGAGGCTGAAGGGGGAGGCTGAGAAGCAGAGGAAGAAGACCGGAGGAGAGCAGTTCGCCATAAAGAAGGAGGGCGACGCGACAGTTGTCCTCGTCGGTTATCCGTCTGTGGGCAAGTCCACGATCCTGAACGCCCTTACCGGTGCTAAGAGCGAGGTTGGTGACTACGACTTCACCACGCTAAAACCCGTTCCGGGAATGCTCGAGTACAAGGGAGCCAGAATTCAGATTGTTGACGTTCCCGGGCTTATGGAGGGGGCGTCGAAGGGCAGGGGAAGGGGTAGGGAGATACTTGCGGCGATAAGGAACGCTGACCTGATAGTCATCGTCGTTGACGTCTTCACGCTCCACAATGTGGATGTGCTCAAGAGAGAGCTCTATGAAGGGGGAATAAGGCTCGATGAGAGACCTCCAGAGGTAATCATAAAAAAGAGGGCGACTGGCGGTCTGAATGTGAAGTCCACAGTTCCGCTCTCCCTTGACGAGGAAACGATCAAGGGTATCCTGAGGGAGTACAAGATACACAACGGAGACGTGCTGATAAGGGAGGACATAACCATAGACAGGCTGATAGATGCGATTCTCGGAAACAGGGTCTACATTCCTTCAATAACTGTGGTGAACAAGATCGATCTCTACCCGGACGTCGAGATTCCGGACAAGGCGATACCCATATCTGCGGAGAAGGGGACGAACCTTGATGTTCTCGTGGAGGAGATCTACAGGAAGCTGGACTTCATAAGAGTTTTCCTGAAGCCGCCGGGAGGGAAGGTTGAGGAGGAGCCAATGATCCTCAGAAGGGGGGCAAGGGTGGAGGACGTGTGCAGGAAGCTGCACAGGGACATGGTGGAGAACTTCAAGTACGCCAAGGTGTGGGGGAAGAGTGTTAAGTTCGACGGTCAGAGGGTGGGAATCGACCACCAGCTTGAGGACGGAGACGTCCTGACAATTTACGCAAAATAAAATGGATTACTCAATCTTTATTACCTTCCTCTCCTTGCTCGTCTTCGGAATCTCTATCTCGAGCACGCCGTTGTTGTACCTCGCCTTTATCTTGTCCTCATCAACTTCAGCAGGCAGTGAGATTCTCCTGTAGACCTCTCCGTACCTCCTCTCTCTCCTTATGTAGTTCCTGCTCCTGTCCTCCTTCTCTTCCTTTCTCTCAGCCCTGATTATCAGGTCGCCATCCTCGATGTAAACGTTGATGTCGCTCTTGTCGAAGCCGGGAAGATCGGCGACGATCCTTATCCTATCCTCCTCCTCAATCACATCAACGGGCATGTCAAGCTCAACTCCTGCAGTAAGGCTCATCCTGTCGAACTCGTCGAGCAGCCTCGCCATCCTTTCCTGCATCCTCCTGAGTTCCTCGAACGGGTCGAATACCCTCATTTCACATCACCTCCTTAACCTGTTTTTCCTAACTTTTAGTTAGTGAAATTGATATTTAAGATTTTCTCTGATGCGATCCTGAGCTGAAGAAAAGGATGAGTTCTGACGCTGTGCAGCATCGGCTTCATATTCGATCAAATTATATACATGCTCCGCCATGATTCAGGTATGGAGCGCTCCCTTTTCGGCACGAACGGTGTCAGAGGCATAGCCAATGAGGAGCTCACGGCTGAGCTTGCCCTCGACCTCGGCAGAACAATCGCCTCGCTGAGGCCGGGGCTGATAGCGGTGGGGATGGATGCGAGGATATCCTCTCCAATGCTCAAATCGGCCGTTCTGGCAGGAATAATGTCCTCTGGAAGTGATGCAGTTGACGTTGGCATCACCCCAACTCCAGCCCTGCAGTATTACGTAAAAGTCTCCAAGGCCAACGCAGGAGTCATAGTTACCGCGAGCCACAACCCGAGGGAGTACAACGGAATCAAGTTTGTGAGCCATGATGGTGTCGAGTTCTCGAGGGAGGAGGACGCTGAAGCTGAGAGGACTCTGCTCAGCAAGAAGTTCAGAAGAGCCGGGTGGAATGAGGTTGGCAGGGTTTTTGAGGATGATGCGAACAGAGTGTATGTTGAGGGGATTCTGGAGAAGGTCAATGCTGACGCAATTTCTGAGAAGGGTTTCAGGGTGGTTGTTGACTGCGGAAATGGGGCGGCATCGTTCACAAGCCCCGAAATTCTGAAGAGGCTGGACTGCGAGATGTACACGATAAACTGCTACCCGGACGGAAGATTTCCCGCGAGGCTCTCAGAGCCTGTTGAGGAGAATGTAAAGGAGCTGATGGATGTCGTTAGGGCCGTGAAGGCAGATATCGGGGTAGCCCACGATGGCGACGCTGACAGGGCGACATTTGTTGACGAGAAAGGAAACTTTGTGAGCGAGGACGTCATGCTGGCGCTGATGGCCAAGCACTATATGGAGAAAAATGGAGGAGGTATAGTCGTAACTCCGGTGAGCACATCCAAGTGCGTTGAGGATGCTGTCGTGGAGGCCGGTGGAGAGGTGATCTACACCGAAGTGGGATCGCCTGTGGTTGCCAAGGTCATGAAGGAGACGAAAGCCGTATTTGGTGGAGAGGGGAACGGTGGGCTAATCTTCCCGGAACACCTCCTGGCGAGAGACGGAGGAATGAGCCTTGCGAAGGTGCTCGAGCTAATGGCCGAGGAGAACAAGCCACTTTCCGAACTTGCAAAGGACATCCCGCGCTACTTCACCCTGAAAACGAAGGTGGAGTGCAGGGACAAGAAGAAGCTGCTTGAAGGGCTTAAAGCCGAGTTTGAGGACGCGAACTTCACAGACGGTGCGAGGGTAGACTTTGAGGACGGATGGCTGCTGATAAGGCCGTCAGGCACAGAGCCGATAGCGAGGATTTTTGCTGAGGCGAGGAGCGAGAAGAGGGCAAAGGAGCTTCTCGAGCTGGGGCTGGAAAAGGTCAGGAAAATTCTTGGGAGTTAGCACTCCAAATACTTTTTTATTGCTGCAAGGAGCTTCCTCCTTGTGAATGGCTTCTCTATCATCTCCAGAGCTCCGGCCGCTATCAGATCCTTGCCCTTGGTTTTTGAGAACGCCGTGACGCCGATGATCTTGGCGTTTGGATCGAGCCTGAGTATCTCCTTGGTAGCCTCGATCCCGTCCATCACTGGCATCTCTATGTCCATCAGGACTATGTCCGGCTTTGCGAACCTGTAGAGATCGACCGCCTCTCGGCCGTTTCTCGCCGTCAAAACTTGGCAATTGTTGCCGTTGAGCATGAGCTTGACAACGTCCAGAACAGCCGGGTCGTCTTCCACCACCAGTATCTTGTACCTGCTCATGCGACACCCCTCAATAATCATTCTCCTCATCATTATATAAACGTTGTCCTTTCAGTGGATAACGTTAAATGCAGAAGAGACATGTTATTTTAGAGCACACTTTTCGGAGGTGGTAGCGGTGAAGGTAACCTGGCTCGGACACGCGTGTTTTGTGCTGGAAGGAAGCAAGACTGTAGTCATAGACCCGTTCCTCGTGGGGAACCCCCTCGCACCCGTCAAGCCCGGGGATCTCAAGGCAGATGTCGTACTGGTGACGCACGGTCACGGGGACCATCTCGGGGATGCGGTAGAAATCGCAAGGAACAATGACTGTCCGGTTGTGGCAATTCACGAGCTCTCGAGGATTCTCTCGTCCAAGGGTGTTGAGGCAGTCGGGATGAACATAGGCGGAACGGCGAAGGTATCTGGCGTTTCCGTCACAATGGTCAAGGCGTTCCACTCTGCAGATGTTGAGGAGGACGGGGGAATAATCTCCGCCGGAGACCCAGCTGGCTTTGTAGTTGAGATGGATGGGGTCAGGGTGTACCACTGCGGGGACACAGATGTATTCATGGACATGCAGCTGATCGGAGAGCTATACTCCCCAGACGTTATGCTCGTCCCGATAGGTGGGTGGTACACCATGGGCATAAGGGAGGCCGTGAAAGCGGTTGAGCTCGTGAAGCCCAAATACGTGGTGCCCATGCACTACAACACGTTCCCTGTAATCGAGACTGACCCAGAGGAGTTCAAAAAGGCGGTTGAGGAGAGGGTTGAAGGGGTTGAAGTGAAAATCCTCAGGCCCGGAGAGTCCCTGGAGGTTCAGTAACCCCTCCTTCTTTTTCCGAGCTTGCCCGGCTGGACTATTCCCATGTTCTTTGCGCACTTGGGGCAGTAATGCATCTTCTGCTGGAAGGTGTGTATGTTCTTCCTGCCGATCATCCTCTCGAGCTCTGGATCGAGCCTGAATCCTCTGTAGGCGACAAACGTCTTGAATCGCGGCACCTTCCTACCGCACCCGTCGCACCTTATGATGTAGTCCTTACCCCTCGAACTGCTCTGCTTGTACTCCCTCTTGTAGGGAGCCTTCATGATTAAACATTGACTTCAGAAAAATGTAAATGTTGCGCTCACTTGTAGTGCTGGGGCTGGGGGTGGATCTCCCTTACAAGCTCGTAGTCGAACACGTCCCTCTCGCTAAGCCTCGAGCTTATGTATCCGAGCCTCTCCATCTCTCTGGAGAGCGAAATAGCACTTCTAACATACTCTTCTGGCAAAGAAGAGCAATACTTTGGACTGAGCTTGAGAATCCTCTCAACCACATCTTTCCCGAGCTCTCCTCTGAGGTACCTCTCGAGCAGGGATGCAGAGTGGTCTGGGGCCTCTCTCAGGATGTTGCTCGCCCACTCGTGCTTTATCAGGAAGTCCTTGATGCTCTCGAAGTTGTCCTCCAAGTATTTCCTTCTCACGACGATGCCGTAGTTAGGGTTCCACGGCCACACGCTCTCCATGTCCACCGCAAGCCTTGCCCCGTACCTCATGGTCAGGACTGCGAGGTTCGGTGTTCCGCACGCAAAGTCGAGCTTCCCGTCTATGAAATCATCAAATACCATCTCCGCCCATGGGTAGTTTACAACCTCAAAGTCCACGTGTTCCAGATAGCTCCTGAGAATAACATCGTGGATGCTCCCTCTCGATGGGACACCCACCCTTTTCCCCTCAAGGCAATCTGGAAACGCTCCGCATTCCCTTCCTACTATTGCCGTCCCCTCCACGTGACCTCCGGCTATGCAGACCATGTCCAGACCCCTGTCGATTCCCAGAATCGCCGGGGTCAGTCCCACGTACGCGAGGTCAATCTCCCCGCGCTCCATCGCGTTGATTATCGCCACACCGGTGCCGAAAATTCTCCACTCGGCTTTAACCACGTTCTCGATTCTCAGCATGTGTGATGTGTGGTAGAGGGTTGAGAGATATCCGATCCTCATCTGATTGCCTCCATGAACCTCTCCTTTATCTCAACGGGCTTCATGGGTATCACACCCACCCTCGCGTTTCCGGGCTTGGCGAGCGCGTGGATGAACACGCTCTCATCTTGTCCCATGGCGCTTATTATCTCTTCCGGAGTTGAAGCGCGGGTCACCTTCAGACCTGCAGCAAGCCCGAGCATTGTGAGGTCTGCCTTGACAGTCGCCGTCTTCTGGTTTCCGGTGCTTCCGTAAGCCGAGTTATCTATTGCTATGATCTTGAGCCCCTTCTCCGAGAGAAGGCCTGCAGTGAAGATGGTCGATGGGTTCATAAGTATCGAGCCGTCTCCGTCCAGCGACACCACCTCCCTCCCTGTCAGGTTAAGCCCGAGGGCGATTGAGGTGGCGAGGCCCATGCTTCCGAGCATGTAGAAGTTGGTCGGCTGGTCGAGAACCGAGTAGAGCTCTCTGCTCGGGTACCCTATGTTGGACACGACTATCTTCCCTTCCAAATGCTCCTTGATTCCCTCAATTATCTCGAACCTCGTGTACCTCGCCCTTCCACCGCTCACATTGACGCGAACATCCCCGAACTCTCTCGGCTCAAACTCGACATCATCTGCGGGACTCCAGATATCGGGCCTTAGCAGAACTGCAGTTATCCTCGCCTCCTCGTAGGCGGATGAGACAAGGTTCTCGAGGTCGCTGAGGTTCTTTCCAGAGAAGATCGCGTACTCTATGTCGAGGGCATCGAGCAGTTTTGGTAGTTTTTCTCCCATCGGAACCTGAGCCGGAATTTTCTCTCCAAAAACCCCCCTCCAGCTTATCAGGAGTGGCAGTGGGAGGGCGTAGGTTCTTGTGAGGCTCATCAGCGCGTTCACCATGTTTCCAAACCCTGACGACTGCACGAGGATGGCCGGCCTTCTACCGCCCATGAACAACCCTGCCGCTATGCCGACCCCTTCCTCCTCTCTCGCAAGGGGCACTGGCCTGAATGTTCTGGTGAGGACGCTTATCAGGAGTTTAACCCTCTCGCAGGGGAGGTACAGGATGTCGGTTATGCCAGCACGCCTTAGAACTCTGGCGACATCATCTTCTATCATCCTATCAGCTCCAGATCCTCAGGACTTTCAACCCTGTAGTCTGGATCTGCCCTTCTGACTTTATAGTCTTTCTTCAGCCTGTCGAGGCCAGACCCGGTTATGTTTACGGCCACAACTCCGTCAAGCTCGATCTTCTCGAGGGCTGCAAGTGTAACTTCGGCCGCGGGAAACGGCTGAATTCCGAACGATCTCTTGAACTTCTTTCCAGCTCTTCTCGCCTCACTCTCTGAGACCCTGACCGCCTGTCCTCCACTCTCAGTCAGAACATCGTAAAGCCCACCCCTCTGGGAGTACAGGGGGCTTTTGTTCGAGAGAACCTTGGCATAGAGAACCTCGAGTGGATCAAGGCTGTATTCCGGAACGATCCGGCTTTTGCTCGCCCATGCGTCTGCAACCGGAGTGAACGGCTCGTTCTGCACCACCACGATTCTCGCACTCACATTCATCCTCTCCAGTCCATCGTGGAATGCTATCGCTCCCGTACCACTGCCAACGGACTGGATGTAGAGGTCAGGTGGGCCAGCCTTTTCCATAAACGAGTATGCGAGGGTGGACAGAGCATCACGTCTTGCAAAACTCTTTCCTCCGCCCTCGTAAACTACATCGCCTTTGCGCTCTGAAAAAGCCCTCGCAAGCTCCATGGCCATATCATACCCGCCACTGACCCTGATCAGCGTGACGTTCTCGCTTCTCTCAACCTCGAACACGCACTCGAAGACTTTCTCGGGCACGAAGAGATAAACATGGACATCTGGAGTGTACTTTGCCAGCTCCATGAACGCATTGGCCGTGTTGCCAACTGAGGCGAGAGATACGTTCACTCTCCTCTCCTCAGCATATTTGAGGGACACTATGGTTTCAAGCTCCTTGAAGGTGCAGGTCTTCATCTCCACACCGAGTTCCGGGGCGTAGCCATGGAGTATGAAGTGTATTTCGGCTCCATACTCCTCGGAGTATTCCTCACTTCTGACTATTGCCGGATATTCTCTATAACCCTCTACCGCACCCGTCACCGGCAGATGACTGAGGTACCTCCACAGTCCGTCGCCTGACCACTCATTTTTCCCCTTGTACTCCGTTTTCACTATGGAATCGCATCCATTTGGGCAGGAGAATGTGAATCCGCGGTCTTCAAACTTCTGACCGCATTCAGGACAGTAAAGCTCGTACTTCATTAGCTTTCATTCGCTTCTGGTGTTTTTAAGACCTTTGCGAAAGCTCCTCTCCTTTGCAACCTCTGTTTCATCGCTCACAATTTTATTGGGTTGATTTTGTGCACCATATTTTAATATTCTTCTATTTATACTTCTAAATCTATTAATAATTTTGTTGAAATATTTTTATATATTTAATTCTAAAGTTCGCTTTAGGATATAATAGTATTGCAAATTCTTTATTAAAATTTTATAATACTAAAATTTCAAGTTATTTCAATTTATTAATAATAGGTTATTTTAATACTCCTATTTTAATCAGAGTGTGACACTTCTATTCCACATTTTTTGTGATAAAATTTTAGCAAAACGTGATGATTCTCGACTCTCGAGCATGAATGTGTAGTTACCCCCCCTTGAACACGCCGTGGTTACTGTATTCTTACAATTATTGGAACAGCTGAATCCCCAAACCCACCAAAATTCGGATTGCCTAAATTTTGGCTATTACAGCTTTTTTGGAATAATTTTTTGAGACAATATTTATAAAATTAGAACGAGATAATATTGACTAATTAATGTTTAAGAGAATAATTATAAAACTAATAGTTTTTTAAATTTTAATATTACAAAATTAATAAATTTGATTTGATATTGAGAAAATGAATTAATGTTAATTATTTTATTAAACTCAAATAATATTTGCAATTTCATCAAAATAAGCAAATGTGAGCGATTGCTAAAACCCCTAAGATAGTCAATTCAACAGTTCTTTTGTGAGTGAACACCCATTGCACTTGGGGCACCCTGAGCCGAATTCTGGGACATCTATTCCCAGATCTTCCAGCGCAACTTTAAGTGAGTTTGCGAGTGAAACGTGGTAGTTCACATCCGGTCTTGGAAGGTTTGACGCCGGAGGAGGCCTGAAGGGGGCGATGAAGGGGTAAACTGCGTGGCTGAGCATTGTTTTGACTCCTCTGATGATGCTGTCAGGGGACTCACCCAAGCCCGTGAGTAGCCAAGACGAGACGTTCCACTCACCAAAAACATCAACGGCAATCTTCCAGGACTTCAGGTACTCATCGAGTCCGGGCTTTCCCGGAACAACCTTCTCTCTCAACACTGGGTCGAAGGACTCCACGTGAATCCCGATCGTGTCAGCACCACTTTCGTACAGCATTTCTATGTATTTTCTCTCAGCAGGCTCGATCTGAACGTGAATCTGGATGTCGACCTCCCTTTTAATTGCTCTGACAGCCGATGCGAGGGAGAGAGCACCTTTGTCCCTTAGGTTCGTAGTCCCGGTTGTGAGTGTGAGATGCCTGCTTCTGTCTTCTTCGTAGGCCAGCTTTACCGCCTGAGCGAGCAGCTCGAGATCTTTGTCAACCACAGCGTTTTTCAAGTTGTCCTGAATGTTGCAGAACGAGCATTTCTTGCCAGTCTCCCAGTGAACACATCTCCTCGACACAGCAGACACGAGGGTGTCGTATCCGTCGAGAGCGACGAGCTTTCCAGCAGGAACTCCGCCGACTTTTTTGTGGTAGTAATCGGCTTTCGGGAACTCGACAGCTCCTACTTTTTCATCCCCTCTGAACAGAATGTACTCTCCCTCTACATTTTCGATGTGATATGGAGAAAATGCCACATAGTGCTGGAGAGCAGGTGCCGAGACGACAGAGCCTGAAACCCTGAATCCGAGCCCTCCTGTTGGCCCGCCACCACCTTTCCTGAGCGGGCTTCTACCTGCCCTAACTCCGAGCGTCAGCAGCTCTATTTTTGTCTTCAAATCAAGCATGCACTTCCACCGCTTTATCCGGGTCATCTGAATATGCTAAACTTGCAAGTGCTCCTATCAGCCCTCTCTCTCCAGTGATCTCGTAAACCTCGACTCCAGTTTTTTCAGCCACACTCTTCGCCTCCTCTATTGACACAACTCTCCTCTTCACCTGCAGAGCGTATTCTCTGAGCACTTCCGGAATCGTGATCCTCCTGTAGACCACCATGACTGTCTCATCGCTCAGAGTGTTCTCTTTCAGCCTTTTCCTGAACTCCGAAACGAGCTCCTCTGCCCTGTCTGTTGCAAACGTCACAGATATCGAGACGCAGTTGGTGGTTTTTTCTGGGGCTTTTGTGTAGAGCTGGACTATGCTGTGGGAAAGGTAGTGCCCCAGACCCTCCTTTTCAAGCTTGTAGGCAATTTCGTTGACGAGTGACCACGTCGCACCTCCATCCTTGCTGTCCGTATCGTCAACTCCTATGACGATCTTCTCATACCTTTTAAGCCTGATCCTCGCTCTCCCGAGCTCGCTACCGCCACCGAGGCTCAGCACCTCTATTCCGTCAACACCCTCCGCGAGTCCCCTGCAGACTGTTGCCGCTATCCCGCCTCCGGCAAGCCCCGCATATGTGACTTCTATCCCGTTCTTCAGAACCCGAACCTCCTCAATTCCTGCACCCGCAATTCCAGGGATAAGCTTCAGTTCCACCCTTCCCTGCCTGAGGACGAACACGTTTCTCGCTCCCTCTCTCCTCGCTGAAACGACCAGC
Coding sequences within it:
- a CDS encoding ABC transporter substrate-binding protein, which translates into the protein MRIGYLSTLYHTSHMLRIENVVKAEWRIFGTGVAIINAMERGEIDLAYVGLTPAILGIDRGLDMVCIAGGHVEGTAIVGRECGAFPDCLEGKRVGVPSRGSIHDVILRSYLEHVDFEVVNYPWAEMVFDDFIDGKLDFACGTPNLAVLTMRYGARLAVDMESVWPWNPNYGIVVRRKYLEDNFESIKDFLIKHEWASNILREAPDHSASLLERYLRGELGKDVVERILKLSPKYCSSLPEEYVRSAISLSREMERLGYISSRLSERDVFDYELVREIHPQPQHYK
- the comD gene encoding sulfopyruvate decarboxylase subunit alpha encodes the protein MIEDDVARVLRRAGITDILYLPCERVKLLISVLTRTFRPVPLAREEEGVGIAAGLFMGGRRPAILVQSSGFGNMVNALMSLTRTYALPLPLLISWRGVFGEKIPAQVPMGEKLPKLLDALDIEYAIFSGKNLSDLENLVSSAYEEARITAVLLRPDIWSPADDVEFEPREFGDVRVNVSGGRARYTRFEIIEGIKEHLEGKIVVSNIGYPSRELYSVLDQPTNFYMLGSMGLATSIALGLNLTGREVVSLDGDGSILMNPSTIFTAGLLSEKGLKIIAIDNSAYGSTGNQKTATVKADLTMLGLAAGLKVTRASTPEEIISAMGQDESVFIHALAKPGNARVGVIPMKPVEIKERFMEAIR
- a CDS encoding pyridoxal-phosphate dependent enzyme, whose product is MKYELYCPECGQKFEDRGFTFSCPNGCDSIVKTEYKGKNEWSGDGLWRYLSHLPVTGAVEGYREYPAIVRSEEYSEEYGAEIHFILHGYAPELGVEMKTCTFKELETIVSLKYAEERRVNVSLASVGNTANAFMELAKYTPDVHVYLFVPEKVFECVFEVERSENVTLIRVSGGYDMAMELARAFSERKGDVVYEGGGKSFARRDALSTLAYSFMEKAGPPDLYIQSVGSGTGAIAFHDGLERMNVSARIVVVQNEPFTPVADAWASKSRIVPEYSLDPLEVLYAKVLSNKSPLYSQRGGLYDVLTESGGQAVRVSESEARRAGKKFKRSFGIQPFPAAEVTLAALEKIELDGVVAVNITGSGLDRLKKDYKVRRADPDYRVESPEDLELIG
- a CDS encoding radical SAM protein; the protein is MLDLKTKIELLTLGVRAGRSPLRKGGGGPTGGLGFRVSGSVVSAPALQHYVAFSPYHIENVEGEYILFRGDEKVGAVEFPKADYYHKKVGGVPAGKLVALDGYDTLVSAVSRRCVHWETGKKCSFCNIQDNLKNAVVDKDLELLAQAVKLAYEEDRSRHLTLTTGTTNLRDKGALSLASAVRAIKREVDIQIHVQIEPAERKYIEMLYESGADTIGIHVESFDPVLREKVVPGKPGLDEYLKSWKIAVDVFGEWNVSSWLLTGLGESPDSIIRGVKTMLSHAVYPFIAPFRPPPASNLPRPDVNYHVSLANSLKVALEDLGIDVPEFGSGCPKCNGCSLTKELLN
- the mmp11 gene encoding methanogenesis marker protein 11 encodes the protein MRYFSKDELVEKYGNVPWISPYEKVVAMTDGEMVELHEFHARGKCNGGAAWEVYHYPRVSELVVSARREGARNVFVLRQGRVELKLIPGIAGAGIEEVRVLKNGIEVTYAGLAGGGIAATVCRGLAEGVDGIEVLSLGGGSELGRARIRLKRYEKIVIGVDDTDSKDGGATWSLVNEIAYKLEKEGLGHYLSHSIVQLYTKAPEKTTNCVSISVTFATDRAEELVSEFRKRLKENTLSDETVMVVYRRITIPEVLREYALQVKRRVVSIEEAKSVAEKTGVEVYEITGERGLIGALASLAYSDDPDKAVEVHA